A single Chloroflexota bacterium DNA region contains:
- a CDS encoding glycoside hydrolase, which yields MLAILAAFSVLLVMVPFAQAETGSPKKLEPLVLLPPQPQAISGRAGMVFSGQDPLLRPVPPGLPGREAEEKLEGPGLGGGGVLLQAPGAAATALIPYRDPSAKFSRNILVSRDKGRAPIQTEPHLAVDPKDPNHIVMATIDYNFQGIATYNSIDGGATWEGPFIAKVSRQALAGAGDPVLAFDRKANIYAAQLSVDFITLWLDGLQVFVGVLNVDVSHSEDSGYTWKDTLTAAPAYATVQNSTDATGRPRADIEVGLVDKPWMTVGPNPKDPSKDIIYLTYTKFTDQWVLAWSDEVPFIMIASETTSIEMVRSEDGGLTWSKPVRVSPAVFNVGQQTRRVVQGSQPVAGPDGTLYVAWFDSTEDDMNEGRGEIWAAASYDGGASFQTPRLAATFVEGPYLPRSASFRVWGTCFPQIAVGPQGEIYIAYTAPPPDNPDDVGDVFLVRSLDKGRTWERSVRVNDDASRRFQFFPSVTVDPNGVLHMMWGDMRNDPSELSYHIYYSTSKDAGRTWELNSRVSDFPSNPNFAFPGGGFIGDYFSIKATKDDVYMVWADSRLGEMGGINQKIAFARKKLMPAPSIFLSPPSGPSGRDVIVQGNNYQPDTEIYVVLGGVVISAGRARDDGTFSIPLFIPIAGEGAAPMSVMDTSGNMATTSFFTEFGFDSFQKVVTSLQDRVTEIAAIVQKTPAPQPTAAPAAATPTPAPAATAPATPAPAASQGSSWPLVVALVVAALALLVALLALSRRGAR from the coding sequence TTGCTGGCTATTTTGGCGGCGTTTTCAGTCCTGCTGGTGATGGTCCCCTTCGCCCAGGCCGAGACAGGCTCCCCCAAGAAGCTGGAGCCGCTGGTCCTTCTCCCGCCCCAGCCACAGGCCATTTCCGGAAGGGCCGGGATGGTCTTTTCCGGTCAGGACCCGCTCCTGCGCCCGGTGCCACCCGGACTGCCGGGAAGGGAAGCGGAAGAGAAACTGGAAGGCCCGGGCTTGGGAGGGGGAGGGGTCCTGCTTCAGGCCCCCGGGGCGGCGGCCACCGCCCTCATACCCTATCGGGACCCCTCGGCCAAGTTCAGCCGCAACATCCTGGTCAGCCGGGACAAGGGACGCGCACCCATCCAGACCGAACCCCATCTGGCTGTTGACCCGAAGGACCCCAACCACATCGTGATGGCCACGATAGACTACAACTTCCAGGGGATAGCCACCTATAACAGCATTGATGGTGGGGCAACCTGGGAGGGACCCTTCATAGCCAAGGTATCTCGACAGGCATTGGCCGGGGCAGGAGACCCCGTGCTGGCCTTTGACCGGAAGGCCAATATCTACGCAGCCCAACTCTCCGTTGACTTCATAACCCTCTGGCTGGATGGGCTCCAGGTCTTCGTGGGTGTCCTCAATGTGGATGTGAGCCATTCAGAAGACAGCGGCTACACCTGGAAAGACACCCTCACTGCAGCCCCGGCGTATGCTACCGTTCAGAACTCTACCGACGCGACAGGCCGGCCGCGGGCGGATATAGAGGTGGGGCTTGTTGATAAGCCCTGGATGACGGTAGGCCCCAACCCCAAAGACCCCAGCAAGGACATTATTTACCTCACCTACACGAAGTTTACCGACCAGTGGGTGCTCGCCTGGTCGGATGAGGTCCCCTTCATAATGATCGCCTCTGAGACAACCTCTATAGAGATGGTCCGGTCGGAGGACGGGGGCCTGACCTGGAGCAAGCCGGTGCGGGTAAGTCCTGCCGTCTTCAACGTGGGCCAGCAAACGCGGCGGGTAGTCCAGGGGTCCCAGCCGGTGGCAGGCCCCGACGGCACCCTCTATGTGGCCTGGTTTGATAGCACTGAGGACGATATGAACGAGGGCCGGGGGGAGATATGGGCGGCTGCTTCTTATGACGGGGGGGCTTCCTTCCAGACGCCCCGTCTGGCGGCCACCTTCGTTGAAGGCCCCTATCTGCCCCGTTCCGCCTCATTCCGCGTCTGGGGCACCTGCTTCCCCCAGATAGCAGTCGGCCCCCAGGGCGAAATCTACATCGCCTACACTGCTCCCCCTCCCGATAACCCTGATGACGTGGGGGACGTGTTCCTTGTCCGCTCTCTGGACAAAGGCAGGACCTGGGAGCGGTCGGTAAGGGTGAACGATGACGCTAGCCGCCGCTTCCAGTTCTTCCCCTCGGTGACCGTGGACCCTAACGGGGTTCTCCACATGATGTGGGGGGACATGAGGAACGACCCCTCCGAGCTTTCCTATCATATTTACTACTCCACCTCCAAGGATGCGGGGAGGACCTGGGAACTGAACAGCCGCGTCAGCGACTTCCCTTCCAATCCCAACTTCGCCTTCCCCGGGGGCGGGTTTATCGGGGACTATTTTTCCATCAAGGCGACCAAGGATGATGTTTACATGGTCTGGGCCGATAGCCGCCTTGGGGAAATGGGCGGAATAAACCAGAAGATTGCCTTCGCCCGGAAGAAGCTCATGCCCGCCCCCTCCATCTTCCTCTCCCCCCCCTCCGGGCCCAGCGGCCGGGATGTCATTGTCCAGGGCAACAATTACCAGCCGGACACGGAGATATATGTGGTGCTGGGTGGTGTTGTTATCTCTGCAGGGCGGGCCCGGGATGACGGGACCTTCTCCATCCCCCTCTTCATCCCAATTGCCGGGGAGGGGGCGGCTCCGATGAGCGTGATGGATACCTCCGGCAATATGGCTACCACTTCTTTCTTCACGGAGTTTGGTTTTGACAGCTTCCAGAAGGTCGTGACCAGCCTTCAGGACAGGGTCACCGAGATAGCCGCAATAGTCCAGAAGACGCCCGCCCCACAGCCTACCGCCGCCCCTGCGGCAGCCACCCCCACCCCAGCCCCTGCTGCCACCGCCCCGGCGACCCCTGCGCCAGCGGCAAGCCAGGGCTCCTCCTGGCCGCTGGTGGTGGCGCTGGTAGTGGCGGCATTGGCACTGCTGGTGGCCCTCCTGGCTCTCTCCCGAAGGGGGGCACGATGA
- a CDS encoding ABC transporter permease has translation MLLTLAARAATLLGVLVVVLLLVVVTLGATGFSDSILQAVIREEMKGIRESLARTIRDPVQLETALEGRREELVGFYGLDRPWYYRLPSTAWRVVSLDLGEARTLRSFAGSARVADIVRERLPLTLALVTTATVITALLGLFIGVSLATRVTSRVDRLLSYLSAVSHALPSWWLGILLILLFAFKFRFFPSGGLYSLPPPEERWARLLDLAWHATLPVLTLVLVSLGSWVYTVRTMVLNTAQEFFVTVARAKGLPESAVQRRYILRVAAPPILTNLILGLAGSLGGAILTETIFNWPGMGRLYYDAVMAADEGVIIALTFIFALIYVAARFLLEVLYIALDPRVRYS, from the coding sequence ATGCTCCTCACCCTGGCAGCTCGGGCGGCCACCCTCCTGGGGGTGCTGGTGGTGGTCCTGCTGTTGGTGGTGGTCACCCTGGGGGCCACCGGCTTTTCCGACAGTATCCTCCAGGCAGTGATCCGGGAGGAGATGAAGGGCATCAGGGAGTCCCTGGCCCGGACCATCCGGGACCCGGTTCAACTTGAGACAGCGCTGGAGGGGCGGCGGGAAGAGCTTGTCGGCTTCTACGGGCTGGACCGCCCCTGGTATTACCGCCTCCCCAGCACCGCCTGGCGGGTGGTGAGCCTGGACCTGGGTGAAGCCCGCACCCTGCGCAGCTTCGCCGGTAGCGCCCGGGTGGCTGATATCGTCAGGGAACGCCTCCCCCTTACCCTGGCGCTGGTCACTACCGCTACGGTTATTACTGCCCTCCTGGGGCTCTTCATCGGCGTAAGCCTAGCCACCCGGGTTACCAGCCGGGTGGACCGCCTTCTTTCCTATCTTTCCGCGGTCTCTCACGCTCTACCCAGCTGGTGGCTGGGCATCTTGCTCATCCTGCTCTTCGCCTTCAAATTCCGGTTCTTCCCCTCCGGGGGACTTTACAGCCTGCCCCCCCCTGAAGAGAGGTGGGCCAGGCTCCTTGACCTGGCCTGGCATGCCACCCTGCCAGTACTGACCCTGGTGCTGGTGTCGCTGGGGTCCTGGGTCTACACCGTGCGCACCATGGTGCTCAATACAGCCCAGGAGTTCTTTGTCACTGTGGCCCGTGCCAAGGGCCTGCCCGAGAGCGCAGTCCAGCGCCGTTACATCCTGCGGGTGGCCGCCCCCCCTATCCTCACCAATCTTATCCTAGGGCTGGCCGGTTCCCTGGGCGGGGCCATCCTCACCGAGACCATCTTCAACTGGCCCGGGATGGGCCGTCTCTACTACGATGCCGTCATGGCCGCCGACGAAGGGGTCATCATCGCCCTCACCTTCATCTTCGCCCTTATCTATGTGGCGGCCCGCTTCCTACTTGAGGTCCTCTACATAGCCCTGGACCCCAGGGTGAGGTACAGCTAA